CTGGATGATCAAAGACTTAGGTTTCTGCCTAGATGAAGCTGAGCGCCAAGGCATTCAACTTCCATTGACGGAAAAGACTAACAACGCATACAAGGCTCTTTCTGCACAAGGTGAAGGCCGCATGGATACTTCAGTATTGATGAAAGCTGTGGTTGAAGAGACAAAGAAGTAGAAAGATAGAAGTAATAGAAGCTTCGTTTAGATAACTAAAAATAGCCGCTAATCAGTGGCTATTTTTGTTTATGAGCTTAATCACTGCCAGTCAGCATCCTACCAGTTACACCTTCCCAACCATGGAAAAGTTATTTGCTTTTCCGGCGTCTAATCATTTTTTGACCAATCAATATAATTTCTCATCTCAAAGGCCACGTAAGTAGATCTTCAAGGTGGTTTTTACAGACTTAATCGATCCACTTAAGGTTTTTTATAGGGAGATAAAGCACCTGTTCACATACCGAGATGAGCCATGAATACAAGACTTCTTCCGATAGCCACTGCTTTACTTTCTTTGCCACTGACGCTTCATGCAGCAAGTGATATCGCTAAACCTTTACGCACTGCTGCGTCTTCCCCTTTTCAATCGACTAGACTTTCTACACAACTAGAATCTGCCTTTAAAGAGCAGCAATCTGAGTTCTATTTTACTAACTCAGCCTCGAGTATTTGGGCGCAGAGTGATAAGTACTCCCTAGATTACTATCAGAGCAACATGACGGTTGGAATGAAACTCGCTACGGGAGAGAAGTTCACGACTGGAATTGAATACCAATATACGTGGGCAAACGACAATGGTTTGGACTCTTTTGTTATGGATTTCCATGATTTGTTTGGAGTTGGCCAAAACGGTCGTGATGAGGTTGAAGAAGATGGTTTTCATGTTTCAAGCCAATACTATGGTGTTCAGTTAGATGACTTCGAAGATGAAAACTTGGTGAGTGCTCTAAAGATGGAACTTCAATACCACTGGTATCAATCAGAAACGGATGCTTTATCTATGTCGGGTCTTGTTTACTTCGACCAGCCAGATGAGGACTCCTTTCGCTCAGACGCTTTTGAATATGGCTTTCAGCTTAACTACAGCAAGTTGGTCAACAAACACAGCTTTCACTCAACTTTCGGCGTCATTAAGCGTAGTGATGCCTCGGATTTAGAGTCGATTGATATTGTAAATGTCACCGCGGAACTTGGCTTAGGGTA
The window above is part of the Vibrio chagasii genome. Proteins encoded here:
- a CDS encoding DUF3187 family protein — encoded protein: MNTRLLPIATALLSLPLTLHAASDIAKPLRTAASSPFQSTRLSTQLESAFKEQQSEFYFTNSASSIWAQSDKYSLDYYQSNMTVGMKLATGEKFTTGIEYQYTWANDNGLDSFVMDFHDLFGVGQNGRDEVEEDGFHVSSQYYGVQLDDFEDENLVSALKMELQYHWYQSETDALSMSGLVYFDQPDEDSFRSDAFEYGFQLNYSKLVNKHSFHSTFGVIKRSDASDLESIDIVNVTAELGLGYVYALSEHHHFISEYYIFQGALDDNSAFSKPSQEVTLGYRYNFVEIGAVELSMTENIGNMDNSTDIMFTLGFRLFI